The nucleotide sequence GAAGTCAATAAAAGTTTCTTTGGAAGAATTGGGTGAGGAGGGGCTTTCCAATCAATTTCCAAGGCTCAGCGATGAGCGGGGGCAAATTGTCCCTAGCCAATTAATTGATAATGATGGAGATGGGAATTTGGATGAGCTATTTTTTTTAATTGACCTTAAGTCAGGAGAAAAGAAGCAATTAGGACTTGATTGGGCAGAAAGTCCAGCAGAAATAGACCAGCGTACTTATGTTCGATTTGGTGTTCGACCCTCAGTCAACGATACCGTGAGACCTGCAAAGACAGACACCTTTTACCCAGATATGTTGCCCGGAGTGATGGGATATCAACCTTATCAAACGGATGGCCCTTCATGGGAAAATGATAAAGTAGGATTTAGACATTATTTGGATGGAAGAAACTCAAAGGACGTTTTTGGCAAAAAGATCAAAGAAATGTCTCCGGTTAATGTAGGGATCAATGAAGAAGGAGTAACAGAGGATAATTACCATGTGATGGAAGATTGGGGCAGGGATATTTTATCTGTTGAAAAATCCCTTGGTTTGGGAGGATATTCTTTGAAGGTAGGAGAAGATCTGCTCAGACTGGGAGTTACCCAACAGGACAGTCTCAATAATGTATCTGAAACCACCTTTAGTGTAAAAGAAAGTGGACCGCTTTTTTCCCTCATGCACTATGATTACAAAGACTGGAAACCTGAAGGAACTGACCGGAATTATCAGGTTCATGAGGAGACAGAAATTTGGCCGGGAATG is from Echinicola marina and encodes:
- a CDS encoding DUF4861 domain-containing protein is translated as MNQTKQVLLFGMGALLFSCQQNQEKLRQLSVENLSNIDLTEKSIKVSLEELGEEGLSNQFPRLSDERGQIVPSQLIDNDGDGNLDELFFLIDLKSGEKKQLGLDWAESPAEIDQRTYVRFGVRPSVNDTVRPAKTDTFYPDMLPGVMGYQPYQTDGPSWENDKVGFRHYLDGRNSKDVFGKKIKEMSPVNVGINEEGVTEDNYHVMEDWGRDILSVEKSLGLGGYSLKVGEDLLRLGVTQQDSLNNVSETTFSVKESGPLFSLMHYDYKDWKPEGTDRNYQVHEETEIWPGMYAFKNTFTMTGLQGDEEAIIGLVNNQTDKELGILEVGDFVVLFTHDKQTYDKVWYMGLGLILPKNVYLGWMEAPSTGQITDTFLARMKVENNKPISYYAVASWELSDSGFTEQGYFKEYILGLAKQLDAKVKVEVQK